A single window of Rhodococcus jostii RHA1 DNA harbors:
- the arsC gene encoding arsenate reductase (glutaredoxin) (This arsenate reductase requires both glutathione and glutaredoxin to convert arsenate to arsenite, after which the efflux transporter formed by ArsA and ArsB can extrude the arsenite from the cell, providing resistance.), whose translation MSGMANTATIYHNQRCNTSRTVLGLIRDAGIEPTVVKYLETPPSRDGLRKLLDDAGLKPSEAIRTKETVFKELGLAEASEDELLEAMVDNPILIERPIVVTDKGTVLARPAEKVREVL comes from the coding sequence ATGTCGGGTATGGCGAACACCGCGACCATCTACCACAACCAGCGATGCAACACGTCCCGCACCGTCCTCGGACTGATCCGTGACGCGGGCATCGAGCCGACCGTCGTGAAGTACCTCGAGACCCCGCCCTCACGGGACGGGTTGCGCAAACTTCTCGACGACGCCGGGCTGAAGCCGAGCGAGGCGATACGCACGAAGGAGACTGTCTTCAAGGAACTCGGGCTCGCCGAAGCATCCGAGGACGAACTGCTGGAAGCGATGGTGGACAACCCCATCCTCATCGAGCGACCCATCGTCGTGACGGACAAGGGCACCGTCCTCGCCCGCCCTGCCGAGAAGGTCCGCGAGGTCCTCTAG
- a CDS encoding NAD(P)H-binding protein, producing MAEHRDATPRRIVIAGGHGKIARHLIKILTARGDRAVALIRNPDHEHDVAALGAEPVVIDLETASPDDVAKTLVGADAAVFAAGAGPGSGIARKDTVDRGAAVLLADAAEKAGTRRFVQISSFGAGEPIPEGTDEVFAAYLVAKTAAEEDLRARTHLDWTILRPGGLLDDDPTGHVTLTAPPLEPGTVPRADVAAVVAALLDHPETAKKTLMLTSGPTPIEEAVAAV from the coding sequence ATGGCCGAGCACAGGGACGCAACTCCGCGGCGCATCGTCATCGCGGGTGGACACGGGAAGATCGCCCGTCACCTCATCAAGATTCTCACCGCACGCGGTGATCGCGCGGTCGCGCTGATCCGCAACCCCGATCACGAGCACGACGTGGCGGCGCTCGGCGCCGAACCGGTGGTGATCGATCTGGAGACGGCGAGCCCGGACGACGTGGCGAAGACGCTCGTCGGTGCGGACGCCGCGGTGTTCGCCGCGGGCGCAGGCCCGGGCAGCGGTATCGCACGCAAGGACACCGTCGATCGCGGGGCCGCGGTTCTCCTCGCGGACGCCGCCGAGAAGGCGGGAACGCGGCGATTCGTCCAGATCAGTTCGTTCGGGGCGGGGGAGCCGATCCCCGAGGGCACCGACGAGGTGTTCGCGGCCTACCTCGTCGCGAAGACGGCCGCCGAGGAAGACCTGCGCGCCCGCACCCACCTCGATTGGACGATTCTCCGTCCGGGCGGTCTGCTCGACGACGACCCGACGGGTCACGTCACGCTCACCGCGCCTCCTCTCGAGCCCGGCACCGTCCCGCGCGCCGACGTGGCCGCAGTGGTCGCGGCGCTCCTGGACCACCCGGAGACTGCCAAGAAGACGCTGATGCTGACATCCGGCCCGACGCCGATCGAGGAGGCCGTCGCCGCGGTGTAA
- a CDS encoding GntR family transcriptional regulator, with amino-acid sequence MAPAVDIDIDPDSSTAPFDQLRLQIIEQVRSGQLIAGTKIPTVRALAVEVGLAPNTVAKAYRELGEQGVIETRGKQGTFIASGGDPIRAGAEKAATRYVQDLRKLGVSDEEILGFVQSALRGAE; translated from the coding sequence GTGGCGCCGGCCGTGGACATCGACATCGATCCGGATTCGTCGACCGCCCCGTTCGATCAGTTGCGATTGCAGATCATCGAGCAGGTGCGCAGTGGGCAGCTGATCGCGGGAACCAAGATTCCCACGGTCCGCGCACTCGCCGTCGAGGTGGGTCTGGCTCCGAACACGGTGGCCAAGGCGTACCGGGAACTCGGCGAGCAGGGTGTCATCGAAACCCGTGGCAAGCAGGGCACGTTCATCGCGAGCGGCGGCGACCCCATTCGCGCCGGGGCCGAGAAGGCCGCAACACGGTATGTGCAGGACCTGCGGAAGCTGGGGGTGTCCGACGAGGAGATCCTCGGCTTCGTGCAGTCCGCTCTCCGCGGCGCCGAATGA
- a CDS encoding DoxX family protein, with translation MASALFRDLALLIARIGLGVVFVAHGWQKFFDYGVKATQASFADMGVPLPDISAVAAATIELAGGFALIVGVATPIAGILLFLDMLGALILVHADKGVFVANGGYELVVALGVGSLLLAVIGAGRLSIDGLLGRGSGWGKTAA, from the coding sequence ATGGCTTCCGCACTCTTCCGCGACCTCGCACTACTGATTGCCCGGATCGGACTCGGCGTCGTCTTCGTCGCGCACGGCTGGCAGAAGTTCTTCGACTACGGAGTGAAGGCCACACAGGCGTCGTTCGCAGACATGGGCGTCCCGCTTCCCGACATTTCGGCTGTTGCGGCCGCCACTATCGAACTCGCGGGTGGATTTGCTCTCATCGTGGGAGTGGCCACGCCGATCGCCGGAATCCTGCTGTTCCTCGACATGCTCGGAGCGCTGATTCTGGTACACGCGGACAAGGGCGTCTTCGTCGCGAACGGCGGGTACGAACTCGTTGTCGCACTCGGCGTCGGGTCACTTCTTCTCGCCGTGATCGGTGCCGGACGCCTCAGCATCGACGGGCTTCTCGGAAGAGGCTCGGGATGGGGAAAAACCGCAGCGTGA
- a CDS encoding BCCT family transporter, whose translation MNTDLPDQGSETADASVGGGLKRVGVRTDQVVFSAAAAAVSAIVVWGLVAPDNLDSTTGKALDWLVTDMGWLFVLSASGFVLFSLWLAFSKFGHIPLGKDGEKPEFRTVSWIAMMFSAGMGIGLMFFGVAEPLAHYVTPPPGSNGGIGTAMATTMFHWSLHPWAMYAVVGLSIAYGSYRKGRKQLFSSAFIPLLGRRAEGPIGKFIDVLAIFATLFGTAASLGLGALQIGSGFQVVGWMSEVSTFLLVAIVALLTLAFVASAVSGVAKGIQWLSNTNMVLAVILALFVFVVGPTVLILNLLPTTIGAYAAQLAQMSARTGASSDPATGEWLSSWTIFYWAWWISWTPFVGMFLARISRGRTIRQFVVGVIVVPSAVSLVWFAIFGGAGISEQRDGIDLAGQDTQEGQLFGMLNHLPLTGITTVLVMILVGIFFVSGADAASMVMGTLSQRGSLEPQRWVVVFWGVLTGGVAALILWTGGDTALDGLQTMTIIAAAPFVLVMIGLCFSLYKDLSRDQMIVDGREMRREMRRVAAKRRRDRISSR comes from the coding sequence ATGAATACTGATCTGCCTGATCAAGGTTCCGAGACCGCCGACGCGAGCGTCGGCGGAGGGCTCAAACGGGTCGGTGTTCGCACCGACCAAGTCGTGTTCTCCGCCGCTGCCGCCGCGGTCTCGGCAATCGTCGTCTGGGGGCTCGTGGCCCCCGACAATCTCGACTCCACGACCGGCAAGGCACTCGACTGGCTGGTCACCGACATGGGCTGGTTGTTCGTCCTGTCGGCGTCCGGATTCGTCCTCTTCTCACTGTGGCTCGCGTTCAGCAAGTTCGGTCACATCCCGCTCGGCAAGGACGGCGAGAAGCCCGAGTTCCGGACGGTCAGCTGGATCGCGATGATGTTCAGCGCCGGCATGGGCATCGGACTGATGTTCTTCGGTGTCGCCGAACCTCTCGCGCACTACGTGACACCCCCTCCGGGTTCCAACGGTGGCATCGGAACTGCGATGGCCACCACCATGTTCCACTGGAGCCTGCACCCCTGGGCGATGTACGCGGTTGTCGGACTGTCGATCGCGTACGGCTCGTACCGCAAGGGTCGCAAGCAGCTGTTCAGCTCCGCCTTCATCCCGCTGCTCGGCCGTCGCGCCGAGGGGCCGATCGGCAAGTTCATCGACGTTCTCGCGATCTTCGCGACGCTGTTCGGCACCGCCGCTTCGCTGGGCCTCGGCGCACTGCAGATCGGGTCCGGTTTCCAGGTCGTCGGGTGGATGTCGGAGGTCAGCACGTTCCTGCTGGTCGCCATTGTCGCCCTGCTGACCCTCGCGTTCGTGGCATCCGCCGTGTCGGGTGTCGCGAAGGGAATTCAGTGGCTCTCCAACACCAACATGGTGCTCGCCGTCATCCTGGCCCTCTTCGTGTTCGTCGTGGGGCCGACGGTCCTGATCCTCAACCTGCTGCCCACCACGATCGGCGCCTACGCCGCGCAGCTCGCGCAGATGTCGGCCCGCACCGGAGCGTCGTCCGATCCGGCGACCGGCGAATGGTTGTCCTCGTGGACCATCTTCTACTGGGCGTGGTGGATCTCCTGGACCCCGTTCGTCGGCATGTTCCTGGCACGCATCAGCCGCGGCCGGACCATCCGCCAGTTCGTGGTCGGCGTGATCGTGGTGCCGAGCGCCGTGAGCCTCGTGTGGTTCGCGATCTTCGGTGGTGCCGGAATCAGCGAGCAGCGTGACGGAATCGACCTCGCCGGACAGGACACCCAGGAGGGTCAGCTGTTCGGCATGCTCAACCACCTGCCGCTCACCGGCATCACGACCGTCCTGGTGATGATCCTCGTCGGTATCTTCTTCGTCTCCGGGGCCGACGCCGCATCGATGGTGATGGGCACCCTGTCGCAGCGCGGTTCGCTGGAACCGCAGCGCTGGGTGGTCGTGTTCTGGGGTGTGCTCACCGGTGGCGTCGCCGCGCTCATCCTGTGGACCGGCGGCGACACCGCGCTGGACGGACTGCAGACGATGACGATCATCGCCGCGGCGCCGTTCGTCCTCGTGATGATCGGGTTGTGTTTCTCGCTCTACAAGGATCTGTCCCGCGACCAGATGATCGTCGACGGCCGGGAAATGCGGAGAGAGATGCGGAGAGTGGCGGCCAAACGTCGTCGCGACCGGATTTCGTCCCGCTAG
- a CDS encoding dolichyl-phosphate-mannose--protein mannosyltransferase — translation MVGPAPLVPPPDFGPVDRARGWVVTLFVTAIAAITRFTMLGYPTDAGTPVFDEKHYAPQGWQVLTGGWLEDNPGYGLVVHPPIGKQLIAVGEAIFGYNGWGWRFASAVAGTIMVLLVIRIVRRLTRSTLIGGLAGILLVADGVTFVSSRLGMLDIFLAVFAVAALGCLVVDRDQVRERMARVYDEGRIGDSDWGPRLGVRWWRFGAGIMLGLACGTKWSGVYFIVFFGLLSVAFDVSARRAYGVRRPWFGAGVRDVGPALYALVVVPLFVYLASYWAWFASETGVDRHAVGNEIGTGGTWSFVPGALRSLWYYSGNVLEFHEGLTNSAGNHHPWESKPWTWPMGLRPMLYYFAEGDHVTGCGASSCVKAVMLIGTPAMWWLALPMLVWALWQTVVRKDWRYATVLTAYGAAFLPWLTTLDRQMYYFYAVALAPFMVMGLALVLGDILGSAKASFERRTTGLLAVCLYVGLVVANFIWLWPILTAVPITADTWQHQLWLPSWR, via the coding sequence ATGGTCGGACCGGCGCCCCTCGTGCCGCCCCCCGACTTCGGTCCCGTCGACCGCGCCCGCGGCTGGGTGGTCACCCTGTTCGTCACGGCGATCGCGGCGATCACCCGGTTCACGATGCTCGGTTACCCGACCGACGCGGGCACTCCCGTGTTCGACGAGAAGCACTACGCGCCGCAGGGCTGGCAGGTGCTCACCGGCGGCTGGCTCGAGGACAACCCCGGTTACGGACTGGTGGTGCATCCGCCGATCGGCAAACAGCTGATCGCGGTGGGCGAGGCGATCTTCGGCTACAACGGCTGGGGTTGGCGTTTCGCCTCCGCCGTGGCCGGCACGATCATGGTTCTGCTGGTGATCCGCATCGTCCGCCGGCTCACCCGATCCACTCTGATCGGCGGCCTCGCCGGGATCCTGCTGGTCGCGGACGGCGTCACGTTCGTCTCGTCCCGGCTCGGCATGCTCGACATCTTCCTGGCAGTATTCGCGGTCGCCGCTCTGGGCTGCCTGGTGGTGGACCGCGACCAGGTCCGTGAGCGAATGGCCCGCGTGTACGACGAGGGCCGGATCGGCGACAGCGACTGGGGTCCGCGACTCGGGGTGCGCTGGTGGCGGTTCGGCGCCGGGATCATGCTGGGTCTGGCGTGCGGCACCAAATGGTCGGGCGTCTACTTCATCGTGTTCTTCGGGCTTCTCAGCGTCGCATTCGACGTGTCGGCCCGGCGCGCCTACGGGGTGCGTCGACCGTGGTTCGGTGCCGGCGTCCGCGATGTGGGCCCGGCGCTGTACGCGCTGGTCGTCGTGCCGCTGTTCGTGTACCTCGCCAGCTACTGGGCGTGGTTCGCCAGCGAGACGGGTGTGGACCGGCATGCCGTGGGCAACGAGATCGGGACGGGCGGCACCTGGTCGTTCGTGCCGGGCGCGCTCCGGTCGCTGTGGTACTACAGCGGCAACGTCCTCGAGTTCCACGAAGGCCTCACCAATTCGGCGGGCAATCATCACCCGTGGGAGTCGAAGCCGTGGACGTGGCCGATGGGTCTGCGCCCGATGCTGTACTACTTCGCCGAGGGTGATCACGTCACCGGCTGCGGAGCGTCGAGTTGCGTCAAGGCCGTGATGCTCATCGGGACGCCCGCGATGTGGTGGCTGGCACTGCCGATGCTCGTGTGGGCGCTGTGGCAGACCGTGGTGCGGAAGGACTGGCGGTACGCCACCGTCCTCACCGCCTACGGCGCCGCGTTCCTGCCGTGGCTGACCACCCTGGACCGCCAGATGTACTACTTCTATGCGGTGGCCCTGGCGCCGTTCATGGTGATGGGTCTCGCGCTGGTCCTCGGCGACATCCTGGGTAGCGCGAAGGCGTCGTTCGAACGGCGCACCACGGGCCTGCTCGCCGTCTGCCTCTATGTGGGGCTCGTGGTCGCCAACTTCATCTGGTTGTGGCCGATCCTCACGGCCGTCCCGATCACCGCGGACACGTGGCAGCACCAACTGTGGCTCCCCAGCTGGCGCTGA
- the rsmI gene encoding 16S rRNA (cytidine(1402)-2'-O)-methyltransferase, with protein sequence MTGRLVLAATPMGDVGDASPRLRTALGTADVVAAEDTRRTKALASALDVTITGKVVSFYDQVETARLPALVADVASGKTVLLVTDAGMPSVSDPGYRLVSACVAEDLAVTCLPGPSAVTTALALSGLPVERFCFDGFPPRKQGQRKTWLRALVAEQRACVFFEAPHRLADCLADAVEVLGGTRRAAVCRELTKTYEEVRRGTLAELAEWAADGVRGEITVVVEGATLVASDPADLVDEVERLVADGTRLKDACALVATTGVSKRELYETVLASRKD encoded by the coding sequence ATGACTGGTCGCCTAGTGCTCGCCGCAACACCGATGGGGGACGTGGGTGACGCCTCGCCGAGGCTGCGTACGGCGCTCGGGACGGCCGACGTCGTCGCCGCCGAGGACACCCGCCGCACCAAAGCTCTCGCCTCTGCTCTCGACGTGACGATCACCGGCAAGGTCGTCAGCTTCTACGACCAGGTCGAGACGGCCCGGCTGCCCGCCCTCGTCGCCGACGTCGCGTCCGGCAAGACCGTTCTCCTCGTCACCGACGCCGGCATGCCCTCCGTCAGCGACCCCGGGTACCGGCTGGTGTCGGCGTGCGTGGCCGAGGATCTGGCGGTGACGTGCCTGCCCGGACCGTCGGCGGTGACGACGGCGCTCGCGCTGTCCGGGTTGCCCGTCGAACGGTTCTGCTTCGACGGCTTCCCGCCCCGGAAGCAAGGCCAGCGCAAGACGTGGTTGCGGGCCCTGGTCGCCGAGCAACGCGCGTGTGTGTTCTTCGAGGCACCGCACCGGCTCGCCGACTGCCTGGCAGACGCGGTCGAGGTGCTCGGCGGAACCCGCCGCGCCGCCGTCTGCCGGGAACTGACCAAGACGTACGAGGAGGTTCGCCGCGGCACCCTCGCCGAACTCGCCGAGTGGGCCGCCGACGGTGTCCGCGGCGAGATCACGGTGGTGGTGGAAGGCGCCACTCTCGTCGCGTCCGACCCCGCCGACCTCGTCGACGAGGTGGAGCGACTCGTCGCGGACGGCACCCGGCTCAAGGATGCGTGCGCGCTCGTCGCCACCACCGGCGTGTCGAAGCGGGAACTCTACGAGACGGTGCTGGCCTCCCGGAAGGACTAG
- a CDS encoding DUF2786 domain-containing protein, whose translation MTPNRTYIRSHHGGFGNGARVFDDEVSPQAAAAVHTLMGELSAAYERGWQPADVVHLARRSKEPSDAALAAALVLHEAERTRAAHRAPRDWVEQLRTIGEQYPGASHLAGRVPVDGPDVRALAAGLLFEDPYHSVYQLTDLSLTWTNLPGWTVLAPPPSTWPVVRVADPAAAVPGETEADAKVLNRIRGLLAKAEATDFAEEAEIFTAKAQELMTRYAINAALLHTQNGVGNTAVHSRRIHLENPYVKEKVHLLTEIGDSNRVRTVWFSSLAIATVVGTPLDLQQVDMLFTSLLVQATRAMQFADADSRSGSRTTSFRKGFLAGFASRIGQRLRDADSRATAEAADEASIAVDDLLPILATKSEAVDAEFDRLFPRTKKARGRAVDANGWYAGQAAADDASLAPGERALRR comes from the coding sequence ATGACGCCGAATAGAACATACATTCGATCTCATCACGGTGGATTCGGGAACGGAGCGCGCGTGTTCGACGACGAAGTGAGCCCCCAGGCCGCCGCGGCGGTCCACACCCTGATGGGTGAGTTGTCGGCCGCGTACGAGCGTGGGTGGCAGCCCGCCGACGTCGTGCATCTTGCGCGGAGATCGAAGGAGCCGTCCGACGCGGCGCTGGCGGCGGCCCTGGTGCTGCACGAGGCGGAGCGCACGCGGGCCGCGCACCGGGCGCCGCGGGACTGGGTGGAGCAACTCCGCACCATCGGCGAGCAGTACCCCGGTGCGTCGCACCTGGCCGGGCGGGTTCCGGTCGACGGTCCCGACGTTCGGGCGCTGGCCGCCGGACTGCTGTTCGAAGACCCGTACCACTCCGTCTACCAGCTCACCGACCTGTCACTGACGTGGACGAATCTGCCCGGCTGGACGGTGCTCGCTCCCCCGCCGTCGACGTGGCCCGTCGTGCGGGTCGCCGACCCGGCCGCGGCCGTGCCGGGCGAGACCGAGGCCGACGCGAAGGTGCTCAACAGGATCCGCGGGCTGCTCGCAAAGGCCGAGGCCACCGATTTCGCGGAGGAGGCCGAGATCTTCACCGCGAAGGCGCAGGAGTTGATGACGCGTTACGCGATCAACGCCGCTCTCCTCCACACCCAGAACGGGGTGGGCAACACGGCGGTGCACAGTCGCCGCATCCACCTGGAGAATCCGTATGTCAAGGAGAAGGTGCACCTCCTCACCGAGATCGGTGACTCCAACCGGGTACGCACCGTGTGGTTCAGCTCTCTCGCCATCGCGACCGTGGTCGGAACCCCCCTCGACCTGCAACAGGTAGACATGCTGTTCACCTCGCTGCTCGTGCAGGCAACGCGCGCAATGCAATTCGCGGACGCCGACAGTCGCAGTGGTTCACGCACCACGTCGTTCCGGAAGGGTTTCCTCGCGGGCTTCGCCAGCCGCATCGGCCAGCGGTTGCGCGACGCCGACAGCCGGGCCACGGCCGAGGCCGCCGACGAGGCGTCGATCGCTGTCGACGATCTGCTGCCGATTCTGGCCACCAAATCCGAGGCCGTCGACGCCGAGTTCGACCGTCTGTTTCCGCGTACCAAGAAGGCGCGCGGCAGGGCTGTCGACGCCAACGGCTGGTACGCCGGACAGGCCGCCGCCGACGACGCGTCGCTGGCTCCCGGAGAGCGTGCCCTCCGGCGGTAG